A single window of Diachasmimorpha longicaudata isolate KC_UGA_2023 chromosome 12, iyDiaLong2, whole genome shotgun sequence DNA harbors:
- the LOC135168121 gene encoding uncharacterized protein LOC135168121, producing the protein MVRLLIDQGSEVTFITDQMVQLLRLRRSSSHLRVFGIGGLESGLTRGAAKVKLQSRFNDQHQIEITAHILAKLTSTLPSIHCAKEEANHLQHLQLADNNYLKPGPIDIIIGADHYGQIIGHEIIKSPDNQLVAQQTIFGWIVSGTVCCTDCKPKSSLTAVRESPTEQLLDLLKKFWVQEELSSSKEILLNQDDQECELHFRNTHSRDSEGRYVVRLPLKTSLSALGESRRHALQLLNRTAKKLESNQEYGKLYKDFIREYADLGHMRRVSEESEPSVSYYLPHHGVLREDSITTKLRVVFNGSSKTTSGVSLNDILHAGGKLQTEGSDVLIWLRTFRLIVGTDIVKMFRQIKVHQEDWDLQRILWKDEEGKIITYQLTTVTYGQTCAPWLALRVLQQLVEDEGHQYPLAAVSLSKGRYVDDIYGGADSEEQLKELINQLINICMAGGMPLQKWISNHQGILQDLQLSTKSTSAVEFEDKTVKVLGLCWNPHSDSFIYKSRKPSTEKINKRTILSEIAQIYDPLGLIGPVIIRAKIFIQELWLLKIGWDDALPLSHIKRWKEFREEFSNLDRISIPRWLQTSSTSSNIQLHGFADASNQAMGAAVYIRVDNHQSEPSVILVSAKTKVAPLKKMTIPRLELTAAVILTNLVIYIRKMLEKENLQLFLWSDSTVALTWINGHPSRWKDFVQNRVIKIQNSLPAAEWKHIRGVENPADCASRGLSPDQLVNHQLWWNGPSWLKLSMENWPSSSSTSIESTAEAALEERPVSAHPVALNLERPQDFLERYSTLDRLVRISARVLRVINNMRGEPVPRELDLLPEELEETRIFWINYTQQESFGQIINRLINGQDIANNHPMVRLIPYLDENQTIRLGGRLKRSNLQPEARNPSILPRQSRLTSLVIEEAHRKTLHGGVQATLAHIRHKYWIIGGRHPVKSHIRKCVICARHRAIRGQQLMGQLPPRRITSARPFNHAGVDYAGPIKISRWRGSGARQYHGYIAVFVCLATSAIHLELLTDLTSQAFIETYKRFTGRRGICATLSSDNAKTFMGANNELGKLLDESRKEIHHIINELASNGTKWIFIPPQSPHMGGKWEAAVKSVKFHLKRLTGNLVLTYEELNTLIIQIEAQLNSRPLCALSDDPDDCRALTPGHFIIGEPINAVPEPSLINHKMEGLTRWKMIARIAQQFWDRWSRECMHHYQTIYKWKRSTDDIKVGTLVLIIDERYPPTKWPLGRVSRVHPSDDNLTRVVDITTGAGGANTYTRHINKVVPLPISTEEEDQQEDHSSSSDDEGGRNVQN; encoded by the coding sequence ATGGTCAGGCTTCTGATTGATCAGGGATCAGAGGTCACATTCATCACTGATCAAATGGTACAACTTCTTCGTCTTCGTCGATCATCATCACATCTCAGGGTCTTTGGAATAGGAGGCTTGGAGTCAGGGTTGACTCGTGGAGCAGCAAAGGTCAAACTTCAATCTCGGTTCAACGATCAACATCAGATCGAAATCACTGCCCACATCCTGGCCAAGCTCACATCAACACTACCATCAATTCACTGCGCAAAGGAAGAGGCAAATCATCTTCAACATCTTCAATTGGCGGATAACAACTATCTTAAACCTGGTCCTATCGACATCATCATCGGGGCTGATCATTATGGTCAAATCATTGGGCATGAGATTATCAAATCTCCGGATAATCAACTTGTTGCGCAACAAACCATCTTTGGCTGGATAGTTTCTGGGACGGTCTGCTGTACAGACTGCAAGCCGAAGTCTTCTCTAACTGCAGTACGAGAGTCTCCGACTGAGCAGCTGTTGGATCTTCTTAAGAAATTCTGGGTCCAGGAGGAACTTTCATCATCTAAGGAAATTCTTCTCAATCAAGACGATCAGGAGTGTGAATTACACTTCAGGAACACACATTCaagagacagtgagggacggTACGTAGTACGCCTCCCACTCAAAACATCACTATCAGCATTGGGAGAGTCTAGGAGACATGCTCTACAATTGTTAAATCGAACGGCGAAGAAACTGGAATCAAATCAAGAGTATGGGAAACTCTACAAGGACTTCATCAGGGAATATGCGGATCTGGGACACATGAGACGTGTCTCAGAGGAATCAGAACCATCAGTGAGCTACTATCTGCCTCATCACGGTGTCTTAAGGGAAGACAGCATCACCACAAAACTCAGGGTGGTCTTCAACGGTTCCAGCAAGACAACATCAGGAGTGTCACTCAATGACATACTTCATGCAGGAGGAAAACTGCAAACGGAAGGCTCAGACGTTCTCATCTGGTTGAGAACTTTTCGGTTAATCGTCGGAACGGACATCGTGAAGATGTTCCGTCAAATCAAGGTTCATCAAGAAGACTGGGATCTTCAAAGAATCCTATGGAAGGATGAGGAGGGGAAAATCATCACATATCAATTGACAACGGTGACGTATGGGCAAACGTGTGCACCATGGTTGGCTCTACGAGTTCTTCAACAACTCGTGGAGGACGAGGGACATCAATATCCACTGGCGGCTGTCTCTCTATCCAAAGGGAGATATGTCGATGACATCTATGGGGGAGCTGATTCTGAGGAACAACTCAAGGAACTCATCAACCAGCTCATCAATATTTGCATGGCGGGCGGCATGCCACTGCAAAAATGGATCTCGAATCATCAAGGAATCCTACAGGATcttcaattatcaacaaaatcaACATCGGCGGTAGAATTCGAGGACAAGACGGTCAAAGTATTGGGACTGTGCTGGAACCCTCATTCAGACAGCTTCATCTATAAATCAAGGAAGCCATCAacggaaaaaatcaacaaaaggaCAATCCTCTCAGAGATCGCCCAGATTTACGATCCTCTGGGACTCATCGGACCGGTCATCATCAGGGCGAAAATCTTCATCCAAGAGCTGTGGCTTCTCAAAATTGGTTGGGATGATGCACTGCCCTTGAGTCACATCAAACGTTGGAAAGAATTCAGGGAGGAATTCTCAAATCTGGATCGAATATCAATCCCACGGTGGCTTCAAACATCATCGACTTCAAGCAACATCCAACTTCATGGGTTTGCTGACGCATCGAATCAGGCAATGGGTGCCGCAGTATACATCAGAGTGGACAATCATCAGTCTGAGCCATCAGTCATCTTGGTGAGTGCAAAAACCAAGGTCGCACCACTTAAGAAAATGACAATTCCTCGCTTGGAATTGACAGCTGCTGTCATCTTAACCAATCTGGTCATCTACATCAGGAAGATGCTGGAGAAAGAGAATCTACAACTCTTTCTTTGGTCTGACTCCACGGTGGCGCTCACATGGATCAATGGACACCCATCAAGGTGGAAGGATTTTGTTCAGAATCGAGTGATCAAAATCCAGAACTCATTACCAGCAGCTGAATGGAAACATATCAGGGGAGTCGAGAACCCAGCAGACTGTGCATCACGGGGATTATCACCAGATCAACTTGTAAATCATCAGCTGTGGTGGAATGGTCCATCATGGCTGAAATTATCAATGGAAAACtggccatcatcatcatcaacatcaaTCGAATCTACGGCAGAAGCAGCACTGGAGGAAAGGCCAGTCTCTGCACATCCGGTGGCACTGAATCTGGAGAGACCTCAAGATTTCTTGGAGAGGTACTCTACACTCGACAGGTTGGTCAGGATCTCGGCGAGAGTCCTGAGAGTCATCAACAACATGAGAGGGGAGCCAGTCCCAAGAGAATTAGATCTCTTGCCAGAAGAACTGGAGGAGACCAGAATCTTTTGGATCAACTATACACAACAGGAGAGTTTTGGACAAATCATCAATCGCCTCATCAATGGACAAGACATCGCAAATAATCATCCAATGGTACGGTTGATTCCTTATCTGGATGAGAATCAGACCATTCGCCTAGGCGGGCGGCTGAAACGATCAAATCTTCAGCCAGAAGCCAGGAACCCATCAATTCTACCAAGACAATCAAGGCTTACATCACTGGTCATCGAGGAGGCTCATCGGAAAACTCTTCATGGAGGAGTACAGGCGACGTTGGCACACATCAGACACAAATATTGGATCATCGGGGGTCGTCATcctgtaaaatcgcatattcgCAAGTGCGTCATCTGCGCACGACATCGAGCCATCAGGGGACAGCAGCTTATGGGACAGCTGCCTCCAAGAAGAATCACATCAGCACGGCCATTCAATCACGCAGGGGTGGACTACGCAGGTCCTATCAAAATCAGCAGATGGAGAGGATCAGGAGCTCGACAATATCATGGGTACATTGCAGTTTTTGTGTGTCTTGCCACATCAGCAATTCACCTTGAACTACTCACAGATTTAACATCACAGGCATTCATCGAGACCTACAAACGATTTACTGGAAGGAGAGGTATCTGTGCTACACTTAGCAGTGATAATGCTAAGACATTTATGGGAGCAAACAATGAGCTGGGCAAGCTTTTAGACGAATCAAGGAAGGAAATTCATCACATCATCAACGAACTGGCATCAAATGGCACAAAATGGATCTTCATCCCACCGCAATCACCCCACATGGGTGGGAAATGGGAAGCTGCGGTGAAATCTGTGAAATTTCATCTAAAAAGGCTCACAGGGAATTTGGTACTCACGTACGAGGAACTCAATACACTCATCATCCAAATCGAGGCGCAACTTAACTCGAGGCCTCTCTGCGCTCTATCAGACGATCCTGATGACTGCAGAGCCCTCACACCTGGACACTTCATCATTGGGGAACCCATCAACGCAGTTCCAGAGCCATCACTCATCAATCACAAAATGGAAGGTCTCACAAGGTGGAAAATGATCGCAAGGATCGCtcagcaattctgggacaggtGGTCAAGGGAGTGTATGCATCATTATCAAACCATCTACAAATGGAAAAGATCAACGGATGATATCAAGGTCGGAACACTAGTCCTCATCATTGACGAGAGGTATCCACCAACAAAGTGGCCTCTAGGACGAGTATCAAGGGTTCATCCAAGTGATGACAATCTCACAAGGGTGGTAGATATCACCACTGGGGCAGGAGGTGCAAATACCTACACCAGACACATCAACAAGGTGGTTCCGCTACCAATCAGCACCGAGGAGGAAGACCAACAAGAGGATCATTCATCATCATCCGACGATGAAGGCGGGCggaatgtacaaaattaa